In a single window of the Papaver somniferum cultivar HN1 chromosome 8, ASM357369v1, whole genome shotgun sequence genome:
- the LOC113306624 gene encoding glutathione S-transferase F12-like: MVVKIYGPVTGACPQRVMACLFDKEIDFEVETIRLELGEHKRPEFLAKQPFGQVPVVEDGDFRLFESRAIIRYYAAKYADQGTNLLGKTLEERALVDQWLEVEAHNFNELIYTIVFQVVILPRMGQTTDSELVGISEEKLGKVLDIYEEQLSKNSYLAGDSFSLTDLGHLPGIRYLMNEAGKGYLVKDRKNVNAWWENISNRPAWKKVLKLMEKN; this comes from the exons ATGGTGGTGAAAATTTATGGTCCGGTTACTGGAGCTTGTCCACAAAGAGTGATGGCTTGTCTTTTCGATAAAGAAATCGACTTCGAGGTCGAAACCATCCGCCTTGAACTCGGAGAACACAAAAGGCCAGAGTTCCTTGCAAAACAG CCATTTGGTCAAGTGCCTGTAGTAGAGGACGGGGATTTCAGGCTTTTTG AATCAAGGGCGATCATAAGGTACTACGCAGCTAAATATGCAGATCAAGGAACGAACTTGCTGGGCAAAACACTAGAGGAACGAGCTTTGGTAGATCAATGGCTTGAAGTTGAAGCACACAATTTCAATGAACTGATATACACTATTGTATTTCAAGTGGTGATACTTCCTCGAATGGGTCAAACTACTGACTCAGAGTTAGTAGGTATTAGTGAAGAGAAACTCGGAAAAGTTCTTGATATATACGAAGAACAATTGTCCAAGAACAGTTATCTTGCTGGAGACTCGTTCAGCCTCACCGATCTGGGCCACCTCCCAGGGATTCGGTATCTGATGAATGAGGCAGGGAAGGGTTATCTTGTCAAGGACAGGAAGAATGTGAATGCCTGGTGGGAAAATATTTCAAACAGGCCTGCTTGGAAGAAAGTTCTGAAACTCATGGAGAAAAATTAG